From Panicum hallii strain FIL2 chromosome 2, PHallii_v3.1, whole genome shotgun sequence, a single genomic window includes:
- the LOC112880593 gene encoding nuclear transcription factor Y subunit B-10-like, protein MPDSDNESGGPSNAEFSSPREQDRFLPIANVSRIMKKALPANAKISKDAKETVQECVSEFISFITGEASDKCQREKRKTINGDDLLWAMTTLGFEDYIEPLKLYLHKFRELEGEKVASGAAGSSGSGSQPQRETTPSAHNGAVGYGMYGAGAGAGGGSGMIMMMGQPMYDSPPGASGYPQPPHHQMVMGAKGGAYGHGGGSSSPSGLGRQDRL, encoded by the coding sequence ATGCCGGACTCCGACAACGAGTCCGGCGGGCCGAGCAACGCGGAGTTCTCGTCGCCGCGGGAGCAGGACCGGTTCCTGCCGATCGCGAACGTGAGCCGGATCATGAAGAAGGCGCTCCCGGCGAACGCCAAGATCTCCAAGGACGCCAAGGAGACGGTGCAGGAGTGCGTCTCCGAGTTCATCTCCTTCATCACCGGCGAGGCCTCCGACAAGTGCCAGCGCGAGAAGCGCAAGACCATCAACGGCGACGACCTCCTCTGGGCCATGACCACGCTCGGCTTCGAGGACTACATCGAGCCGCTCAAGCTCTACCTCCACAAGTTCCGCGAGCTCGAGGGCGAGAAGGTGGCTAGCGGCGCCGCGGGctcctccggctccggctcgCAGCCGCAGAGGGAGACGACGCCTTCCGCGCACAATGGCGCCGTCGGCTACGGCATGTACGGCgccggcgcaggcgcaggcggaGGCAGCGGCATGATCATGATGATGGGGCAGCCGATGTACGACTCCCCACCGGGCGCGTCAGGGTACCCGCAGCCCCCGCACCACCAGATGGTGATGGGCGCGAAAGGTGGCGCGtacggccacggcggcggctcgtcgtcgccgtcggGGCTCGGCAGGCAGGACAGGCTATGA
- the LOC112882710 gene encoding probable carboxylesterase 18, with amino-acid sequence MTAPDPPPRPGKPTLPWRARLLVGGASALHGASFRGDGTVNRFLVSLFDRPAPPTPAPVAGVASTDHAVSDHLRVRLFTPTTAAGDEDSKQRPVPVVVYFHGGGFVFHSAATAQYDELCRRLASGIPAVIASVDYRLAPEHRFPAPYDDGEAALRWVLADAGGALPSPPAAVFVAGDSAGGNVAHHVSARLPAGVAGLVALQPFFGGEAPTESELRLRDAPFGAPGRLAWLWRAFLPPGATRDHEAANVPDAIRRDADAGDGRWRAFPPAVVCVGGWDAHQDRQRAYAGALRAAGAEDVAVAEYPDAIHAFYLLGELADSRKLLGDVAEFVNRRAEQLEKRALDQARD; translated from the coding sequence ATGACCGCGCCGgatccgccgccgcggcccgggAAGCCCACGCTGCCGTGGCGCGCTCGGCTGCTGGTGGGCGGCGCCTCCGCCCTGCATGGGGCCTCGTTCCGAGGCGACGGCACCGTGAACCGGTTCCTGGTCTCCCTCTTCgaccgccccgcgccgcccacgCCGGCCCCTGTCGCCGGCGTGGCATCGACGGACCACGCCGTCTCCGACCACCTGCGCGTTCGCCTCTTCACCCCCACGACTGCTGCAGGAGATGAGGACAGCAAGCAGCGCCCGGTCCCGGTTGTCGTGTacttccacggcggcggcttcgtCTTCCACTCCGCGGCGACGGCGCAGTACGACGAGCTgtgccgccgcctcgcctcggGCATCCCAGCCGTCATCGCCTCCGTCGACTACCGCCTCGCGCCCGAGCACCGCTTCCCGGCGCCCTacgacgacggcgaggcggcCCTCCGTTGGGTCCTCGCCGACGCGGGCGGCGCGCTCCCGTCTCCCCCCGCGGCCGTCTTCGTGGCCGGGGACAGCGCCGGCGGCAACGTCGCCCACCACGTCTCCGCACGCCTCCCGGCGGGCGTCGCGGGCCTCGTCGCCCTGCAGCCGTTCTTCGGCGGCGAGGCGCCGACGGAGTCCGAGCTGCGGCTCCGCGACGCGCCGTTCGGGGCGCCCGGGCGGCTGGCGTGGCTGTGGCGCGCGTTCCTTCCCCCTGGGGCCACGCGGGACCACGAGGCCGCCAACGTGCCGGACGCGATCCGGCGCGACGCCGACGCGGGAGATGGGCGGTGGCGCGCGTTCCCGCCGGCCGTGGTGTGCGTCGGCGGGTGGGACGCGCACCAGGACAGGCAGAGGGCGTACGCGGGCGCGCTCCGCGCCGCGGGCGCCGAGGACGTCGCGGTGGCGGAGTACCCGGACGCCATCCACGCGTTCTACCTGCTCGGGGAGCTCGCGGACAGCAGGAAGCTGTTGGGCGACGTCGCGGAGTTCGTGAACCGGCGCGCGGAGCAGCTAGAGAAACGCGCGCTGGATCAAGCGAGAGACTAG
- the LOC112880592 gene encoding uncharacterized protein LOC112880592 isoform X2, with the protein MAAEQEGREVQVRALDSRSTTVRLAPGASVRDLKAALRSSFPPAQVAPSFHLFLKGAKLRLDAEVGSLAIGDGEFVVLVPFTRSPQQCSSVSVPGQEQGANPPKQPEVSAAANSAWQDIMDDLSAMPSSPQSDIAPKDFYSSSGPGSGTGRSAEDTPPCQNSSFGSSRKRKKACKENGNGSPETLPSGENGTAEKQKPNMSKKSGVAKSAATSCHDTHPLEPAEMAEHLKQGLGKEGQIVHIQEIPSREASFTEFPCHLSEAMREALASIGISRLYSHQSQAIESSISGRHIVVATSTSSGKSLCYNIPVLESLSQDLMACALYIFPTKALAQDQLRTLLAMKNAFHIDIDVKIYDGDTPREDRLWIRDNARLLITNPDMLHLSILPYHGQFQRILSNLRYIVIDEAHSYKGAFGCHTALIIRRLKRICSNVYDSHPTFIFCTATSANSCEHVMELANLDEVELIQNDGSPCGSKYFLLWNPPLYMADGSSKASSVPRRSSSIVEVSYLFAEMVQHGLRCIAFCKTRKLCELVLAYTREILQESAKGLVDSICVYRAGYIAEDRRKIEADLFGGKLRGVAATNALELGIDVGHIDATLHLGFPGSIASLWQQAGRSGRRAKQSLAIYVAFEGPLDQYFMKFPHKLFGKPIEHCHVDSRNLKVLGQQLACAAYEHPLCLQYDEHYFGSCLDSAMTTLKDKGYIINNPSGPFSSSMWNYIGPERSPSQAVSIRAIEHDKYKVIDKLNNRLLEEIEESKAFFQVYEGAVYMHQGVNYLVEELDLSSRTAFCRKADLKYYTKTRDYTDINVLGGEFAYLPTSTCKTNRVKTTAQANDCTVTTKWFGFYRILKSSNKISDSVELNLPPYSYVSQIPHSVKITVEERKLQFRGGSHAASHALLNIVPLHMMCSASDLGTECANPHETRGIPDRILLYDRHPGGIGIASQAQMLFGELLLAALELVSTCSCTGAAGCPNCIQSLTCSEYNEVLDKQAAILILKGAIDCERAYFEAEDACQQS; encoded by the exons ATGGCCGCCGAGCAGGAGGGTAGGGAGGTCCAGGTCCGGGCCCTCGACTCGCGGTCCACGACCGTCAGGCTCGCCCCCGGCGCCTCCGTCCGGGACCTCAAGGCCGCGCTCCGAAGCTCCTTCCCGCCCGCGCAAGTCGCCCCCAGCTTCCACCTCTTCCTCAAG GGTGCTAAATTGCGTTTGGACGCTGAGGTTGGCAGCCTTGCCATCGGTGATGGGGAATTCGTCGTTCTCGTTCCCTTCACAAGGTCGCCACAGCAATGTTCTTCAGTGAGCGTGCCAGGTCAAGAGCAGGGCGCCAATCCACCAAAACAACCAGAAGTGTCAGCTGCGGCTAATTCAGCTTGGCAAGACATTATGGATGACCTCTCAGCAATGCCATCCAGCCCACAGTCTGATATTGCACCCAAAGATTTTTACTCCTCATCTGGCCCGGGCTCTGGGACTGGGAGGTCTGCAGAGGATACGCCACCGTGTCAAAATTCATCATTTGGATCTtcaaggaaaaggaaaaaagcATGCAAGGAAAATGGAAATGGTTCCCCAGAAACCCTTCCCTCTGGAGAAAATGGTACGGCTGAGAAGCAGAAGCCCAACATGAGTAAGAAAAGTGGGGTGGCCAAATCTGCAGCTACATCATGTCAT GATACGCACCCTTTGGAACCTGCTGAAATGGCTGAACATCTGAAGCAAGGACTTGGAAAGGAGGGCCAG ATTGTACATATCCAAGAGATACCATCTAGAGAGGCATCATTTACGGAATTTCCTTGTCATCTTTCAGAAGCTATGAGAGAAGCACTGGCTAGTATTGGAATATCTAGACTGTACAGTCACCAG TCTCAAGCCATAGAATCCTCCATATCTGGGAGGCACATTGTTGTTGCAACTTCTACATCGAGTGGAAAGTCTCTGTGTTACAACATTCCTGTTCTCGAATCTCTCTCTCAAGACTTGATGGCGTGTGCTCTATATATATTTCCAACAAAG GCTTTAGCTCAAGATCAGTTGAGGACTTTACTAGCAATGAAGAATGCATTTCATATTGATATTGATGTTAAAATATATGATGGTGATACTCCTAGAGAAGATCGTTTGTGGATCAGGGATAATGCTCGATTG TTAATTACCAACCCAGATATGTTGCATCTGTCAATCTTGCCGTATCATGGCCAATTCCAGAGGATTCtatcaaatcttag GTATATTGTCATTGATGAAGCACATTCGTACAAAGGGGCATTTGGCTGCCATACTGCGCTTATAATCAGAAGATTGAAGCGTATTTGTTCAAATG TTTATGACAGTCATCCTACATTCATATTTTGTACAGCTACCTCAGCAAATTCATGTGAGCATGTTATG GAACTGGCTAATTTGGATGAAGTTGAGTTGATTCAGAATGATGGAAGCCCCTGTGGTTCCAAGTACTTTCTCCTGTGGAATCCCCCACTATATATGGCAGATGGAAGTTCAAAAGCTAGTTCAGTACCTAGACGCTCAAG CTCAATAGTAGAGGTTTCATATCTATTTGCTGAGATGGTTCAACATGGGCTCCGTTGCATTGCATTCTGTAAAACTAGGAAGCTATGCGAGCTTGTCCTAGCTTACAC GCGTGAAATTCTTCAGGAGAGTGCAAAAGGATTGGTAGATTCTATCTGTGTATATCGTGCTGGCTATATTGCAGAG GACAGAAGAAAAATTGAGGCCGATCTTTTCGGGGGGAAACTCCGTGGTGTCGCTGCTACCAATGCTCTTGAACTAGGGATTGATGTTGGACATATTGATGCAACATTGCATCTTGGATTTCCTGGGAGTATTGCTAG CTTGTGGCAGCAAGCCGGAAGGTCTGGAAGACGAGCAAAACAATCATTAGCCATTTATGTTGCCTTTGAGGGTCCTTTAGATCAGTATTTCATGAAGTTCCCACATAAATTATTTGGCAAACCGATTGAGCATTGCCATGTAGATTCACGTAATCTAAAG GTTTTAGGACAGCAGCTTGCTTGTGCTGCTTATGAACATCCCTTGTGCCTGCAATACGATGAGCACTACTTTGGTTCTTGTCTCGATAGTGCAATGACAACCCTTAAAGACAAAGGTTATATCATTAACAATCCATCTGGACCTTTCTCTTCAAGCATGTGGAACTACATTGGACCTGAG AGAAGTCCTTCACAGGCAGTGAGCATACGGGCAATTGAGCATGACAAGTACAAAGTGATCGACAAGTTAAATAATCGATTACTTGAGGAAATTGAGGAAAGTAAGGCCTTTTTTCAG GTTTATGAAGGTGCTGTTTACATGCATCAGGGTGTCAATTACCTGGTTGAGGAACTTGACTTGTCATCCAGGACAGCGTTCTGTAGAAAAGCTGATTTGAAGTATTATACAAAAACACGAGACTACACTGACATCAATGTCCTCGGAGGAGAATTT GCTTATCTACCTACGAGTACATGTAAAACTAATCGTGTGAAGACAACTGCTCAAGCAAATGATTGCACGGTGACTACGAAATGGTTTGGATTTTATCGCATATTGAAATCAAGCAATAAAATATCCGACAGTGTCGAGCTTAACCTACCCCCGTATTCCTATGTTTCCCAG ATTCCGCACTCGGTAAAGATAACTGTGGAGGAAAGAAAGCTACAGTTTCGAGGTGGCTCGCATGCTGCTTCTCATGCACTCCTGAATATAGTGCCTCT GCATATGATGTGTAGTGCTTCTGACCTAGGAACGGAATGCGCAAATCCTCATGAAACCCGTGGCATTCCGGACAGAATTCTTTTATATGATAGACACCCAGGTGGTATCGGCATAGCGTCGCAG GCCCAAATGCTCTTCGGGGAACTCCTACTAGCTGCTTTAGAACTCGTTTCCACTTGCAGCTGCACGGGTGCTGCTGGCTGTCCAAACTGTATCCAG TCACTGACATGCAGTGAATACAATGAAGTTTTGGACAAGCAGGCAGCAATTTTGATTCTGAAG GGAGCAATCGACTGTGAGAGGGCGTATTTCGAAGCCGAAGATGCTTGTCAGCAAAGCTGA
- the LOC112880592 gene encoding uncharacterized protein LOC112880592 isoform X3 has translation MAAEQEGREVQVRALDSRSTTVRLAPGASVRDLKAALRSSFPPAQVAPSFHLFLKGAKLRLDAEVGSLAIGDGEFVVLVPFTRSPQQCSSVSVPGQEQGANPPKQPEVSAAANSAWQDIMDDLSAMPSSPQSDIAPKDFYSSSGPGSGTGRSAEDTPPCQNSSFGSSRKRKKACKENGNGSPETLPSGENGTAEKQKPNMSKKSGVAKSAATSCHDTHPLEPAEMAEHLKQGLGKEGQIVHIQEIPSREASFTEFPCHLSEAMREALASIGISRLYSHQSQAIESSISGRHIVVATSTSSGKSLCYNIPVLESLSQDLMACALYIFPTKALAQDQLRTLLAMKNAFHIDIDVKIYDGDTPREDRLWIRDNARLLITNPDMLHLSILPYHGQFQRILSNLRYIVIDEAHSYKGAFGCHTALIIRRLKRICSNVYDSHPTFIFCTATSANSCEHVMELANLDEVELIQNDGSPCGSKYFLLWNPPLYMADGSSKASSVPRRSRREILQESAKGLVDSICVYRAGYIAEDRRKIEADLFGGKLRGVAATNALELGIDVGHIDATLHLGFPGSIASLWQQAGRSGRRAKQSLAIYVAFEGPLDQYFMKFPHKLFGKPIEHCHVDSRNLKVLGQQLACAAYEHPLCLQYDEHYFGSCLDSAMTTLKDKGYIINNPSGPFSSSMWNYIGPERSPSQAVSIRAIEHDKYKVIDKLNNRLLEEIEESKAFFQVYEGAVYMHQGVNYLVEELDLSSRTAFCRKADLKYYTKTRDYTDINVLGGEFAYLPTSTCKTNRVKTTAQANDCTVTTKWFGFYRILKSSNKISDSVELNLPPYSYVSQAVWVQIPHSVKITVEERKLQFRGGSHAASHALLNIVPLHMMCSASDLGTECANPHETRGIPDRILLYDRHPGGIGIASQAQMLFGELLLAALELVSTCSCTGAAGCPNCIQSLTCSEYNEVLDKQAAILILKGAIDCERAYFEAEDACQQS, from the exons ATGGCCGCCGAGCAGGAGGGTAGGGAGGTCCAGGTCCGGGCCCTCGACTCGCGGTCCACGACCGTCAGGCTCGCCCCCGGCGCCTCCGTCCGGGACCTCAAGGCCGCGCTCCGAAGCTCCTTCCCGCCCGCGCAAGTCGCCCCCAGCTTCCACCTCTTCCTCAAG GGTGCTAAATTGCGTTTGGACGCTGAGGTTGGCAGCCTTGCCATCGGTGATGGGGAATTCGTCGTTCTCGTTCCCTTCACAAGGTCGCCACAGCAATGTTCTTCAGTGAGCGTGCCAGGTCAAGAGCAGGGCGCCAATCCACCAAAACAACCAGAAGTGTCAGCTGCGGCTAATTCAGCTTGGCAAGACATTATGGATGACCTCTCAGCAATGCCATCCAGCCCACAGTCTGATATTGCACCCAAAGATTTTTACTCCTCATCTGGCCCGGGCTCTGGGACTGGGAGGTCTGCAGAGGATACGCCACCGTGTCAAAATTCATCATTTGGATCTtcaaggaaaaggaaaaaagcATGCAAGGAAAATGGAAATGGTTCCCCAGAAACCCTTCCCTCTGGAGAAAATGGTACGGCTGAGAAGCAGAAGCCCAACATGAGTAAGAAAAGTGGGGTGGCCAAATCTGCAGCTACATCATGTCAT GATACGCACCCTTTGGAACCTGCTGAAATGGCTGAACATCTGAAGCAAGGACTTGGAAAGGAGGGCCAG ATTGTACATATCCAAGAGATACCATCTAGAGAGGCATCATTTACGGAATTTCCTTGTCATCTTTCAGAAGCTATGAGAGAAGCACTGGCTAGTATTGGAATATCTAGACTGTACAGTCACCAG TCTCAAGCCATAGAATCCTCCATATCTGGGAGGCACATTGTTGTTGCAACTTCTACATCGAGTGGAAAGTCTCTGTGTTACAACATTCCTGTTCTCGAATCTCTCTCTCAAGACTTGATGGCGTGTGCTCTATATATATTTCCAACAAAG GCTTTAGCTCAAGATCAGTTGAGGACTTTACTAGCAATGAAGAATGCATTTCATATTGATATTGATGTTAAAATATATGATGGTGATACTCCTAGAGAAGATCGTTTGTGGATCAGGGATAATGCTCGATTG TTAATTACCAACCCAGATATGTTGCATCTGTCAATCTTGCCGTATCATGGCCAATTCCAGAGGATTCtatcaaatcttag GTATATTGTCATTGATGAAGCACATTCGTACAAAGGGGCATTTGGCTGCCATACTGCGCTTATAATCAGAAGATTGAAGCGTATTTGTTCAAATG TTTATGACAGTCATCCTACATTCATATTTTGTACAGCTACCTCAGCAAATTCATGTGAGCATGTTATG GAACTGGCTAATTTGGATGAAGTTGAGTTGATTCAGAATGATGGAAGCCCCTGTGGTTCCAAGTACTTTCTCCTGTGGAATCCCCCACTATATATGGCAGATGGAAGTTCAAAAGCTAGTTCAGTACCTAGACGCTCAAG GCGTGAAATTCTTCAGGAGAGTGCAAAAGGATTGGTAGATTCTATCTGTGTATATCGTGCTGGCTATATTGCAGAG GACAGAAGAAAAATTGAGGCCGATCTTTTCGGGGGGAAACTCCGTGGTGTCGCTGCTACCAATGCTCTTGAACTAGGGATTGATGTTGGACATATTGATGCAACATTGCATCTTGGATTTCCTGGGAGTATTGCTAG CTTGTGGCAGCAAGCCGGAAGGTCTGGAAGACGAGCAAAACAATCATTAGCCATTTATGTTGCCTTTGAGGGTCCTTTAGATCAGTATTTCATGAAGTTCCCACATAAATTATTTGGCAAACCGATTGAGCATTGCCATGTAGATTCACGTAATCTAAAG GTTTTAGGACAGCAGCTTGCTTGTGCTGCTTATGAACATCCCTTGTGCCTGCAATACGATGAGCACTACTTTGGTTCTTGTCTCGATAGTGCAATGACAACCCTTAAAGACAAAGGTTATATCATTAACAATCCATCTGGACCTTTCTCTTCAAGCATGTGGAACTACATTGGACCTGAG AGAAGTCCTTCACAGGCAGTGAGCATACGGGCAATTGAGCATGACAAGTACAAAGTGATCGACAAGTTAAATAATCGATTACTTGAGGAAATTGAGGAAAGTAAGGCCTTTTTTCAG GTTTATGAAGGTGCTGTTTACATGCATCAGGGTGTCAATTACCTGGTTGAGGAACTTGACTTGTCATCCAGGACAGCGTTCTGTAGAAAAGCTGATTTGAAGTATTATACAAAAACACGAGACTACACTGACATCAATGTCCTCGGAGGAGAATTT GCTTATCTACCTACGAGTACATGTAAAACTAATCGTGTGAAGACAACTGCTCAAGCAAATGATTGCACGGTGACTACGAAATGGTTTGGATTTTATCGCATATTGAAATCAAGCAATAAAATATCCGACAGTGTCGAGCTTAACCTACCCCCGTATTCCTATGTTTCCCAG GCTGTTTGGGTACAGATTCCGCACTCGGTAAAGATAACTGTGGAGGAAAGAAAGCTACAGTTTCGAGGTGGCTCGCATGCTGCTTCTCATGCACTCCTGAATATAGTGCCTCT GCATATGATGTGTAGTGCTTCTGACCTAGGAACGGAATGCGCAAATCCTCATGAAACCCGTGGCATTCCGGACAGAATTCTTTTATATGATAGACACCCAGGTGGTATCGGCATAGCGTCGCAG GCCCAAATGCTCTTCGGGGAACTCCTACTAGCTGCTTTAGAACTCGTTTCCACTTGCAGCTGCACGGGTGCTGCTGGCTGTCCAAACTGTATCCAG TCACTGACATGCAGTGAATACAATGAAGTTTTGGACAAGCAGGCAGCAATTTTGATTCTGAAG GGAGCAATCGACTGTGAGAGGGCGTATTTCGAAGCCGAAGATGCTTGTCAGCAAAGCTGA
- the LOC112880592 gene encoding uncharacterized protein LOC112880592 isoform X1 has product MAAEQEGREVQVRALDSRSTTVRLAPGASVRDLKAALRSSFPPAQVAPSFHLFLKGAKLRLDAEVGSLAIGDGEFVVLVPFTRSPQQCSSVSVPGQEQGANPPKQPEVSAAANSAWQDIMDDLSAMPSSPQSDIAPKDFYSSSGPGSGTGRSAEDTPPCQNSSFGSSRKRKKACKENGNGSPETLPSGENGTAEKQKPNMSKKSGVAKSAATSCHDTHPLEPAEMAEHLKQGLGKEGQIVHIQEIPSREASFTEFPCHLSEAMREALASIGISRLYSHQSQAIESSISGRHIVVATSTSSGKSLCYNIPVLESLSQDLMACALYIFPTKALAQDQLRTLLAMKNAFHIDIDVKIYDGDTPREDRLWIRDNARLLITNPDMLHLSILPYHGQFQRILSNLRYIVIDEAHSYKGAFGCHTALIIRRLKRICSNVYDSHPTFIFCTATSANSCEHVMELANLDEVELIQNDGSPCGSKYFLLWNPPLYMADGSSKASSVPRRSSSIVEVSYLFAEMVQHGLRCIAFCKTRKLCELVLAYTREILQESAKGLVDSICVYRAGYIAEDRRKIEADLFGGKLRGVAATNALELGIDVGHIDATLHLGFPGSIASLWQQAGRSGRRAKQSLAIYVAFEGPLDQYFMKFPHKLFGKPIEHCHVDSRNLKVLGQQLACAAYEHPLCLQYDEHYFGSCLDSAMTTLKDKGYIINNPSGPFSSSMWNYIGPERSPSQAVSIRAIEHDKYKVIDKLNNRLLEEIEESKAFFQVYEGAVYMHQGVNYLVEELDLSSRTAFCRKADLKYYTKTRDYTDINVLGGEFAYLPTSTCKTNRVKTTAQANDCTVTTKWFGFYRILKSSNKISDSVELNLPPYSYVSQAVWVQIPHSVKITVEERKLQFRGGSHAASHALLNIVPLHMMCSASDLGTECANPHETRGIPDRILLYDRHPGGIGIASQAQMLFGELLLAALELVSTCSCTGAAGCPNCIQSLTCSEYNEVLDKQAAILILKGAIDCERAYFEAEDACQQS; this is encoded by the exons ATGGCCGCCGAGCAGGAGGGTAGGGAGGTCCAGGTCCGGGCCCTCGACTCGCGGTCCACGACCGTCAGGCTCGCCCCCGGCGCCTCCGTCCGGGACCTCAAGGCCGCGCTCCGAAGCTCCTTCCCGCCCGCGCAAGTCGCCCCCAGCTTCCACCTCTTCCTCAAG GGTGCTAAATTGCGTTTGGACGCTGAGGTTGGCAGCCTTGCCATCGGTGATGGGGAATTCGTCGTTCTCGTTCCCTTCACAAGGTCGCCACAGCAATGTTCTTCAGTGAGCGTGCCAGGTCAAGAGCAGGGCGCCAATCCACCAAAACAACCAGAAGTGTCAGCTGCGGCTAATTCAGCTTGGCAAGACATTATGGATGACCTCTCAGCAATGCCATCCAGCCCACAGTCTGATATTGCACCCAAAGATTTTTACTCCTCATCTGGCCCGGGCTCTGGGACTGGGAGGTCTGCAGAGGATACGCCACCGTGTCAAAATTCATCATTTGGATCTtcaaggaaaaggaaaaaagcATGCAAGGAAAATGGAAATGGTTCCCCAGAAACCCTTCCCTCTGGAGAAAATGGTACGGCTGAGAAGCAGAAGCCCAACATGAGTAAGAAAAGTGGGGTGGCCAAATCTGCAGCTACATCATGTCAT GATACGCACCCTTTGGAACCTGCTGAAATGGCTGAACATCTGAAGCAAGGACTTGGAAAGGAGGGCCAG ATTGTACATATCCAAGAGATACCATCTAGAGAGGCATCATTTACGGAATTTCCTTGTCATCTTTCAGAAGCTATGAGAGAAGCACTGGCTAGTATTGGAATATCTAGACTGTACAGTCACCAG TCTCAAGCCATAGAATCCTCCATATCTGGGAGGCACATTGTTGTTGCAACTTCTACATCGAGTGGAAAGTCTCTGTGTTACAACATTCCTGTTCTCGAATCTCTCTCTCAAGACTTGATGGCGTGTGCTCTATATATATTTCCAACAAAG GCTTTAGCTCAAGATCAGTTGAGGACTTTACTAGCAATGAAGAATGCATTTCATATTGATATTGATGTTAAAATATATGATGGTGATACTCCTAGAGAAGATCGTTTGTGGATCAGGGATAATGCTCGATTG TTAATTACCAACCCAGATATGTTGCATCTGTCAATCTTGCCGTATCATGGCCAATTCCAGAGGATTCtatcaaatcttag GTATATTGTCATTGATGAAGCACATTCGTACAAAGGGGCATTTGGCTGCCATACTGCGCTTATAATCAGAAGATTGAAGCGTATTTGTTCAAATG TTTATGACAGTCATCCTACATTCATATTTTGTACAGCTACCTCAGCAAATTCATGTGAGCATGTTATG GAACTGGCTAATTTGGATGAAGTTGAGTTGATTCAGAATGATGGAAGCCCCTGTGGTTCCAAGTACTTTCTCCTGTGGAATCCCCCACTATATATGGCAGATGGAAGTTCAAAAGCTAGTTCAGTACCTAGACGCTCAAG CTCAATAGTAGAGGTTTCATATCTATTTGCTGAGATGGTTCAACATGGGCTCCGTTGCATTGCATTCTGTAAAACTAGGAAGCTATGCGAGCTTGTCCTAGCTTACAC GCGTGAAATTCTTCAGGAGAGTGCAAAAGGATTGGTAGATTCTATCTGTGTATATCGTGCTGGCTATATTGCAGAG GACAGAAGAAAAATTGAGGCCGATCTTTTCGGGGGGAAACTCCGTGGTGTCGCTGCTACCAATGCTCTTGAACTAGGGATTGATGTTGGACATATTGATGCAACATTGCATCTTGGATTTCCTGGGAGTATTGCTAG CTTGTGGCAGCAAGCCGGAAGGTCTGGAAGACGAGCAAAACAATCATTAGCCATTTATGTTGCCTTTGAGGGTCCTTTAGATCAGTATTTCATGAAGTTCCCACATAAATTATTTGGCAAACCGATTGAGCATTGCCATGTAGATTCACGTAATCTAAAG GTTTTAGGACAGCAGCTTGCTTGTGCTGCTTATGAACATCCCTTGTGCCTGCAATACGATGAGCACTACTTTGGTTCTTGTCTCGATAGTGCAATGACAACCCTTAAAGACAAAGGTTATATCATTAACAATCCATCTGGACCTTTCTCTTCAAGCATGTGGAACTACATTGGACCTGAG AGAAGTCCTTCACAGGCAGTGAGCATACGGGCAATTGAGCATGACAAGTACAAAGTGATCGACAAGTTAAATAATCGATTACTTGAGGAAATTGAGGAAAGTAAGGCCTTTTTTCAG GTTTATGAAGGTGCTGTTTACATGCATCAGGGTGTCAATTACCTGGTTGAGGAACTTGACTTGTCATCCAGGACAGCGTTCTGTAGAAAAGCTGATTTGAAGTATTATACAAAAACACGAGACTACACTGACATCAATGTCCTCGGAGGAGAATTT GCTTATCTACCTACGAGTACATGTAAAACTAATCGTGTGAAGACAACTGCTCAAGCAAATGATTGCACGGTGACTACGAAATGGTTTGGATTTTATCGCATATTGAAATCAAGCAATAAAATATCCGACAGTGTCGAGCTTAACCTACCCCCGTATTCCTATGTTTCCCAG GCTGTTTGGGTACAGATTCCGCACTCGGTAAAGATAACTGTGGAGGAAAGAAAGCTACAGTTTCGAGGTGGCTCGCATGCTGCTTCTCATGCACTCCTGAATATAGTGCCTCT GCATATGATGTGTAGTGCTTCTGACCTAGGAACGGAATGCGCAAATCCTCATGAAACCCGTGGCATTCCGGACAGAATTCTTTTATATGATAGACACCCAGGTGGTATCGGCATAGCGTCGCAG GCCCAAATGCTCTTCGGGGAACTCCTACTAGCTGCTTTAGAACTCGTTTCCACTTGCAGCTGCACGGGTGCTGCTGGCTGTCCAAACTGTATCCAG TCACTGACATGCAGTGAATACAATGAAGTTTTGGACAAGCAGGCAGCAATTTTGATTCTGAAG GGAGCAATCGACTGTGAGAGGGCGTATTTCGAAGCCGAAGATGCTTGTCAGCAAAGCTGA